ACCACTAGCCCAACGGTTGTTAAATGAATGCATGATAGAAAAATGGTTCTTTATTCGTTATTCAGACCCTAAACCTCATTTAAGAATAAGGTTTTGCCTTAAAGATAAAGGGGCTGTTTCTTCAATCATCACATTGTTTTATGATAGCCTCTCACTTTATGTCAAAGAAGAGCTTGTCTGGAAATTTCAAATAGAGGATTATCATCGTGAATTAGAACGATATGGTCATAATACCATGGAAGAGGCTGAATCTCTATTTCAATACGACAGTCAATTTGTTGTAAGCCTATTGAACTTAATAGAGGGTGAAGAAGGAGAGGAGCTCAAGTGGCTTTTGGCATTACGCGGCATAGACAGCCTACTCAGTGCCTTTAATTATTCGTTAGAAGAAAAACTGAACTTAACCGATAAAATGAAAAACAGCTTTGCCAATGAATTTGGCATGTCAAGATTCCTTAAAAAACAGTTGGACGAAAAGTACAGGGTATTCCGAAAAAAAATAGATCAATTCTTGAACGAGAGCTTGCAACAAGAGCAAGAACTGGCTCCTATTCTAGTTTTGCTAAAACAAAGAGAAGTTGGTCTTAAGGCTGTAGCCAAACAAATAAGTCTGAAAGAAAAGGATCAAGTAATTCATATCTCAATTGATGACTTGATGTCTAGCTACATTCACATGTTTATGAATCGCTTGTTTCGATCACAAAATCGCAAGTATGAATTAGTGATTCATGACTTTCTCCACCGCTCTTACAATTCGCAACATGCCAGGCTCAGGCATCAGAAATCAGACCAACCTTGATATGAGAAAAGAAAATAACATACTCATACCAACAACTAAGGGCGTGCAACTCGAGAAGATCAAAAACATTCTTTGTGTATGTGCAGAAGGAAGTTATAGTGAACTCATTTTAACCTCAGGTGCCAAGCATATGATAAGTAAAAACCTATCGAATCTTACGAGCTTATTACCTGATCAAACATTCTTTAGGATTCATTCTTCAGTAATCATTAACATAAGTCATATAGTGGAAATCATTGAAAATGAAGTGGTCATGACAAATGATTTTCATTTTCCTATAGCACAACGTAGGAAGAAAGAGTTTCTCGAGTTTCTCAAAAGGAATTCTCTGGCCTTGTAGTAATCAGTTTTATGCTTTTGATCATCAGTTATACTCCCAGAATTATCGGATATAAAAGATGTTATATCCATTCATAATCTCGTTTTAATACTATATACATTGCTTTAATTAAAAAAATGTAAAACCTAAATTTAAAAAAATGAAAAAGCAAAAATTTAACGGAAAACTGAGATTAAAGAAAAATGTGATTTCTAATCTTAGTGCTGGTGCACTAAGGGGAGGTACGAATGACAGTTTCTTACCTCAATGCGAACTAACCTTTGACACTTGTAATACAGGTTCACTCTGTACATACGGTTGCCCTCCGATAGAAACGCAACATGTAGACTGTAGAACTGAACATGTCCAAACTGACTGTCGTTGTCTATAATAAAGATTAGGGGTAAGTCTTTGTCTATGGCAAGACTTACTCCATCTTTATAGTCCGTTCGTCTAGGGGTTAGGACATCAGGGTTTCATCCTGAAAAGAGAGGTTCGATTCCTCTACGGACTACTTTATTTTTTTAAATGCTTGCGAAAACTAAAATCATCCTTCAAATCAACATTTCCATAATTGTTTCATTTTAGTCTACCCTTTTTATACTAAAAATATTTAATTTCTCCTTGTTACTTTACAAATAAAATTCGTTTCATTTACAGCACAAGATTCCTGACCTGTTGCAATGGGAGAAAAAGAAAAAAGCTCAAAATTAGTTGAGCGAATACTTTCTGTCAATCCAAAAAAGAGAAGCACTGCTCTTACACAAGTCTATAATGAATGTTTTCCAATGGTAAAACGGTACATAGTCAAAAACAATGGCAGTGTAGAGGAAGCTAAAGACATTTTTCAAGAAACCATTACCATAGTCTATCATAATCTGATTGAACAAAAATACAGAGGAGAGTCCGCTTTAAACAAGTACATTATCGGCATAGCAAGAAACCTATGGCTGCTAAAGCTTCGCAAAAAAGACGTCCCTACGGTAACAATAGATGGACAGCACAGCTTAACTCAAGAGCCCGACGAAAAGTTAGATACGCATCTTGTAAGTTATGTCTTAGAGCACTTGAATTCAGGTTGTCGTAACATTCTCAAATGGTTTTATTTTGAAACTCAGAGCATGGAAGAGATAGCTAAAAATCTTAATCTTGGTAGCGCACAAGCTGCCAAAACAAAGAAATTAAGGTGCATGAAAAAATTGGCTAGCTTAATCAAAGAACACGGCCTAGAAAAACATCATTTCACACTATGAGCCAGAAAGACCAACACATAGATCTTTTTGATAAGTATCAGACCAATCAACTCTCTGAAAACGAAAGAATTGCTTTTGATGAGAGGATCCAAAATGATGCAGAGTTCTCGCAAGCGTTTGAGCAATATATTGCTGAGGTAAATGTAATTAAGGCAATAAGTGCTGGGGAGGAAATGCAGTCAATTATGAACAGCGACTCTAAAATTAGCCTTAAACCAACTATTCGTAGGTGGCTGATTCCGGTAAGCGTTGCTGCTGCAATCGCTTTGTTTCTAATATTCACACAAATTAGTCAACGCAATCATAACTCACTTTTTAATGAATATTTCACGCCATACCCTGATGCTGTGACAAGTCGAAACGTGGGAAATGGGCTGAGCAATGCCCTACATTTTTACTCACAACAAGAATACGCCAAAGCGTTAGAAGGTTTCGAAGCTCTTGCGGAAAGCGATACAGTAGAGTTTTACGAAGGCATCTGTTTACTCGCTCTCAAACGACCAGAAGAAGCACTTGACAAATTAAATACAATTGGAATCAATAGTATCTTTAGAAACCAATCCCAATGGTTCAAAGGACTGTCATTTTTGCTTCTTGAAGAAAGTGACTCAACTATCAAAAGCTTTGAGAAAATAAAAGCACTGAGCAAGTATAAGAAACAGTCTCTCGAACTTATAAAAAGGCTTCAATGATTTGTTTTAGTGCCTTGCATACATGTGATCAACTAGTGAAAGCAAAAAGAACAAAAAATAACTTGACCATATATGATTGAACAGTTGAAAGAACTCCGGTTAATCACTATTCTACTTATTTTAGGCGGTTTAGTTCACCCTCTCTTAAACTATCAATTAAGTGGTCAGGACAATGCTGAGCTTCTTATGGGAAAGGCTAAGGAATATTCTCAAATCTATGATTTTGATAATGCGATTGAGACATTAGAAAGGGCTTCATCCCTCTATTTGAAAAAACAAGATTCTCTCAACTATTTCTTTGCCAGAATAAAAGTAGCCTCCCAGCTTGCCAAAAAAAGAAGTTTTGAAGAAGCATATAGCGTCATTAGCGGTATTATTAATAGAAACGAGAATTCTCAAATACTATTAGAAGCATATATTACAAAGGCCGAAATCCTAAGGCTATCACGAAAATGGCCTGAAGTCTTGGAGACTCTTAACTCCACTTCGAGATTTATGGATGGAAACTCCTATAAGGGAGTTTTAGGGATTGCTCGTTCTAAGGTTATTCAGGGTAAAACCGAAGCAGCTACTGGAAAATTCACAGAGGCATTGACCTCCCTAACCGAAAGCCTTGCGATATATGACAGCTTAAATCTAAAACCTGAGCTCGCCCAAGTTTATTATGAACTTGGCAGAGTTAATTCAATGAACTCTGATCCTAATAATGCGCTCATTCACCTTAATAAAGCTGACTTAATAAATACTGCAGTCGCAAGCAGCAAAAAGAGTTTTTTTATAGCCAAGGTTTACTCACAACTTGGAATGGCATACTCGCAATTAGGAATGTATCCAAATGCATTACAAGAGCTCTTTAAAGCCACAGATATCGCAAGAGAGTTAAACCCAGAAAGTGAAGAGTTAATAATTGCTTTAACTAGAATTTCGGGGGTCTACAATGATATGGAACAGCCAAAAGAAGGAATATCTTCAATGAAAGAAGCAGCCAACCTTGCCGAACTTATCTACGGGCAGAACTCTTTAGAAACGATTGCCACCTATAGGGCTTTAGGAAGAGCTTACCTTGTAGACGGTGTATATAACGGAGCATACGAAATTGCTCGGAAAAATGCTTTGGCAAGTTACAATAAGGCTTTAGAATTATTGAAAACTCATTTCCCTGAAGAGCAAAAGAATCTTGCAACTTTGACCTACGATATAGGGACAGTTGAACTTTACTTTGGAAATGCAGATGAAGGGTTAAGGCTAATGGCTAATGGTTTGGAAATTGCCATGAAAATTCCTTTTGGTTTTAAGCCAAAGGCTACTAAACTGGCAAACGATTTGGCCGTTGCATTTTTATCTAAACCTGAAGGGCCTCAGCCTGATTCAGCCATGAAGTACTTTCAAAAAGCATTAGTGGCTAGTACTAAAAACTTCAAAAGTGAACTCCTTGAGATTAACCCGCAAATTGATGACGTGGTTACTACATATGAGTTTTATCGAGCAATCATTGGGAAGTCGTATTCAATGGATATTAAATACGAGATAGAACCTAAAACTGAGTTATTAACCTATGCTTTTGATGCTACACTAATAGCAGATAGCATTGCAAATAAACTGAGAGAATTACCGCTAGGTTATACTAATAAGACCATACTAAATTCTGGAATTGCGGAAAGTCAACATTATGCTATCAGAATTGCGCACAAACTTTTTGAGATTACAGCTGATTATAAGTATGCAGAGTTTGCCTACACCTTCTTTGAAAAAAGTAAAGCTAATCAGGCATTTTTTGATCTTAATCCACCAGATATCCCCAAATCTTACATAGATCAAGAAGAAGCGATCGGCAAGGAACTCTCTTTGTTAGAAACGCTTGTTTATACCAAGGAAAGCAAGATAGAGAACTTGGATAATCGAAAGTTGAAAGACCTTAAGGAACGCATATTACAATTAAACAAGCAATTGTTAGGACTAAGGCAAAAAATCAAGCGCGATTTCCCTAACTACTACTCATTAAAGTACAATAACAATTATTTGAATATTGATGAGACAAGAGAAAAGCTATTGGGCGATAAAGAACTCCTTTTAAACTACAATATCTTTGGCAGAAGTATGTATTCATTCAGAATTGATAAATCAGGGTTCGATTTTATTAAGCACCTAGACGGGTCAGATTCCACCTTATTTAAGTACATAGATCAATTTACAAGGCAACTAAAAAGGCCTGGTAGTACTCCCCAAAATATTTCAGAAATGAAGTCTTCATCTTCCAAATTATCTGAATTATTATTTACTGACTCTTTGGATTTTAGTCGTTACAATAAGGTTACTATAATTGCTGATGGCATACTTCATAAAATTCCTTTTGAGGTTCTACTGACGAAAGGAGTTGATGCAGAATTAGAGGACCATGACCTACCCTTTCTAATAAAGACCCATGATGTTAGATATGCTACCTCTGCCACTTCTTTAAAACAACTTAATTCATCAAAAAAGCATTCTGGCCAAAAAGTCTTAGCCTTCGCTCCTTTATTCAATATCAAAAGCACAAACAACCCATCAAATTTTGATTCGACAAGAGCAACTATGGGAAATCTTGCCTATACCCAAGGCGAAGTGACAGCTATAAAAGATCATTTTGATACCAAGCTTCTTTTAGACCTCGAAGCGACTGAAAGAGCCTTCCGAAAAAATGCATCCGATTATGCAGTAGTGCACTTGGCTACTCATGGCATAATTGATGAGGAAAATTCTCTATACTCAAGGTTACTGTTTTCTCCATTTGATCAGGACTCTATTAGTGATGGGTACTTAAATATGAGGGAAATTCTTGGCTTAGATGTTCCAGCGAACATGGTTGTCCTCAGCGCTTGTAATTCAGGTTCAGGTAAAATATTATCAGGAGAAGGTGCTTTAAGTATTGCGAATGGCTTCTTCTACGCGGGTGCTAAAAGTGTGATAATGACGCATTGGACAGCTAACGACAATAGCACCGCGAATATAATGGGTGCTTTTTACAGTTACCTAGCTAAGGGTCAAACCAAAAGTCAAGCTATGAGAAATGCCAAATTGGCTTATCTAAGAGAAAATGACGGCCTCTTGGCACATCCTTATTATTGGGCGCACTTCACAGTAAATGGCGATGACAGTCCTATTGTAAAAGCGGGTATTGCCTGGTACTATTGGATAATCATTTTATTGATAAGCATAGGTGTAATAGGCTTGATGATAAGAAGAAAGAAAACTGCTTTATCACTGACTGAATAAATTGTTCATCTTCATTTTCATTCCTTAACTTTGTGGAAGTGAAAAAGATACATGAGATGAAGAAGCATTACTTATTACTGGCACTGACCGTATTACTTTTTAGTGCCTGTGACTCGGGTAAGAAAGAAATTACGATATCGTCAGATGTATATCATGACTCAATGGAGAAACTCTCAGAGGTCATTGTTCATGACATATTTTCGCCACCTGTGGCAAGCCGAATTTATGCCTACCCGAGTATCGGTATGTACGAAATTTTGGCTAAAACCGACCCAGCTTACAAAAGTCTGGCAGGGCAATTAACAGAGCTCACGGCCATCCCTGAACCTACAGAAGAAGTGAGCTATGAACTGGCTGCACTTGAAGCATTTATTAAGCTTGGTACCAACTTCATTTTCTCTGAGGAGAAAATGGATACCTACAAAGCCGAACTATTCAAAGAGCTAAAGAAAGGGGTGAATAAAACTTATTTTAATGCCTCTTTGGCTTATGGAGATCAAGTAGCGGAACATATCTTGGCTTGGGCCGATGGCGATATGTACAAGCAAACACGTACTTTCCCCAAATTTACAGTAACTGATGACCCGACCAGATGGCAACCAACCCCTCCCGGGTATATGGAGGCAATCGAACCAAGTTGGTCTAGAATAAGACCGTTTGCGATCGATTCGGCTACACAGTTTGTTCCCGAACGACCTACTCCTTTTGATATGACTGTTGGAAGCCCTTTTTACAAAGAGGTTATGGAAGTGTATACTGTGGGTAATAACCTATCTGAAGAGGAAAAAGAAATTGCCTCTTTCTGGGATTGCAATCCCTATGTAATGAATGTGACGGGTCATGTAATGGCTGCGACTAAAAAGATTACACCGGGTGGACACTGGATAGGCATTGTGAAAATTGCTTGTCAGAAAGAAGAAACCCAGCCTATGAAAACAGCAGCTGCCTATGCTTTGACCTCAATCGCCTTAGCAGATGGATTTATTAGCTGTTGGGATGAGAAATTTAGAAGTAATCTGATCAGACCAGAGACCCTGATCAATAAGCATATTGATGAAGAATGGTTGCCACTATTGCAAACGCCTCCATTTCCAGAATATACCAGCGGCCACTCTGTAATCTCAAATGCAGCGGCTATAGCTTTAAGTTCAATTTTTGGAGACAACTTCGCTTTTGACGATGATACGGAAGTTAAATATGGTCTTCCTATCCGATCATTTACTTCATTTATCGATGCCTCAGAAGAAGCGGCTATCAGCAGGATGTACGGCGGGATTCATTACATGCCGGCCATTGCAAATGGCGTGACTCAAGGGAAAGCACTTGGGAAATATGTAATCGATAAAGTGTCGCTAAAAAATGAAAGCATAGCGCAGAAAGAAGACTAAGAATAATTCAAATTTCAAAAAAAGCCAGTGTCTATGCACTGGCTTTTTTTGTTGCACAATATGCCGTTTACTGGCCAAAAACTATGATTTCCAATAGCAATAGCGTATACTTATAGGTATGTCTTTTTGCAATCGATTGCATAAAAGTCCT
This is a stretch of genomic DNA from Roseivirga misakiensis. It encodes these proteins:
- a CDS encoding thiopeptide-type bacteriocin biosynthesis protein; this encodes MNNIDTVQRSFMIGDSWLYYKVYTGHKTADRILAEVIRPLAQRLLNECMIEKWFFIRYSDPKPHLRIRFCLKDKGAVSSIITLFYDSLSLYVKEELVWKFQIEDYHRELERYGHNTMEEAESLFQYDSQFVVSLLNLIEGEEGEELKWLLALRGIDSLLSAFNYSLEEKLNLTDKMKNSFANEFGMSRFLKKQLDEKYRVFRKKIDQFLNESLQQEQELAPILVLLKQREVGLKAVAKQISLKEKDQVIHISIDDLMSSYIHMFMNRLFRSQNRKYELVIHDFLHRSYNSQHARLRHQKSDQP
- a CDS encoding LytR/AlgR family response regulator transcription factor: MRKENNILIPTTKGVQLEKIKNILCVCAEGSYSELILTSGAKHMISKNLSNLTSLLPDQTFFRIHSSVIINISHIVEIIENEVVMTNDFHFPIAQRRKKEFLEFLKRNSLAL
- a CDS encoding class I lanthipeptide; amino-acid sequence: MKKQKFNGKLRLKKNVISNLSAGALRGGTNDSFLPQCELTFDTCNTGSLCTYGCPPIETQHVDCRTEHVQTDCRCL
- a CDS encoding RNA polymerase sigma factor, with the translated sequence MGEKEKSSKLVERILSVNPKKRSTALTQVYNECFPMVKRYIVKNNGSVEEAKDIFQETITIVYHNLIEQKYRGESALNKYIIGIARNLWLLKLRKKDVPTVTIDGQHSLTQEPDEKLDTHLVSYVLEHLNSGCRNILKWFYFETQSMEEIAKNLNLGSAQAAKTKKLRCMKKLASLIKEHGLEKHHFTL
- a CDS encoding CHAT domain-containing protein; protein product: MIEQLKELRLITILLILGGLVHPLLNYQLSGQDNAELLMGKAKEYSQIYDFDNAIETLERASSLYLKKQDSLNYFFARIKVASQLAKKRSFEEAYSVISGIINRNENSQILLEAYITKAEILRLSRKWPEVLETLNSTSRFMDGNSYKGVLGIARSKVIQGKTEAATGKFTEALTSLTESLAIYDSLNLKPELAQVYYELGRVNSMNSDPNNALIHLNKADLINTAVASSKKSFFIAKVYSQLGMAYSQLGMYPNALQELFKATDIARELNPESEELIIALTRISGVYNDMEQPKEGISSMKEAANLAELIYGQNSLETIATYRALGRAYLVDGVYNGAYEIARKNALASYNKALELLKTHFPEEQKNLATLTYDIGTVELYFGNADEGLRLMANGLEIAMKIPFGFKPKATKLANDLAVAFLSKPEGPQPDSAMKYFQKALVASTKNFKSELLEINPQIDDVVTTYEFYRAIIGKSYSMDIKYEIEPKTELLTYAFDATLIADSIANKLRELPLGYTNKTILNSGIAESQHYAIRIAHKLFEITADYKYAEFAYTFFEKSKANQAFFDLNPPDIPKSYIDQEEAIGKELSLLETLVYTKESKIENLDNRKLKDLKERILQLNKQLLGLRQKIKRDFPNYYSLKYNNNYLNIDETREKLLGDKELLLNYNIFGRSMYSFRIDKSGFDFIKHLDGSDSTLFKYIDQFTRQLKRPGSTPQNISEMKSSSSKLSELLFTDSLDFSRYNKVTIIADGILHKIPFEVLLTKGVDAELEDHDLPFLIKTHDVRYATSATSLKQLNSSKKHSGQKVLAFAPLFNIKSTNNPSNFDSTRATMGNLAYTQGEVTAIKDHFDTKLLLDLEATERAFRKNASDYAVVHLATHGIIDEENSLYSRLLFSPFDQDSISDGYLNMREILGLDVPANMVVLSACNSGSGKILSGEGALSIANGFFYAGAKSVIMTHWTANDNSTANIMGAFYSYLAKGQTKSQAMRNAKLAYLRENDGLLAHPYYWAHFTVNGDDSPIVKAGIAWYYWIIILLISIGVIGLMIRRKKTALSLTE
- a CDS encoding vanadium-dependent haloperoxidase, coding for MKKIHEMKKHYLLLALTVLLFSACDSGKKEITISSDVYHDSMEKLSEVIVHDIFSPPVASRIYAYPSIGMYEILAKTDPAYKSLAGQLTELTAIPEPTEEVSYELAALEAFIKLGTNFIFSEEKMDTYKAELFKELKKGVNKTYFNASLAYGDQVAEHILAWADGDMYKQTRTFPKFTVTDDPTRWQPTPPGYMEAIEPSWSRIRPFAIDSATQFVPERPTPFDMTVGSPFYKEVMEVYTVGNNLSEEEKEIASFWDCNPYVMNVTGHVMAATKKITPGGHWIGIVKIACQKEETQPMKTAAAYALTSIALADGFISCWDEKFRSNLIRPETLINKHIDEEWLPLLQTPPFPEYTSGHSVISNAAAIALSSIFGDNFAFDDDTEVKYGLPIRSFTSFIDASEEAAISRMYGGIHYMPAIANGVTQGKALGKYVIDKVSLKNESIAQKED